In Myxocyprinus asiaticus isolate MX2 ecotype Aquarium Trade chromosome 32, UBuf_Myxa_2, whole genome shotgun sequence, one genomic interval encodes:
- the tepsin gene encoding AP-4 complex accessory subunit Tepsin isoform X2, which translates to MLPVSSGVPLGATAGEVLPCQTQVYSGPPDPVHGNAPFQKVRSSAQKLATLLFNDTMSPDSALSPCKRVTTSMGMGSESHRPGMQGFGYSPGRKESSGGTLLDKIQKAAVVVASAVLPPTEHPGIRLHDNHYHAVVAPSATVEMAMPACAYNIQSHSHRAYHRCPGQAGGGWEEMDSGNSSSHNFSQENTPVSQSSVGRSSKSGGSGSHSGASRESGDLPEHVEAMQFGDCGQEMALINSLISGSKVFLSREESQHFIKECSTLNCEVVVELLSRKLQDHTQIVQMRALCALACLMSSDFLSLDHIFNITHKRLAQLSEGTTGPVANKAAKLLRQFVALLGCVTNHGCDRAASSRSVVSQQPTESLTNLIPPGTFGETAISIILSEKSLHVKGEQAEEENRPTDSSRVPEPPRLTLFSGMELVNRSKPVCLVEPVLVESNGQTGVVATTDTDCVTEKSFERTAGSPTSTASEPEHCSEQVSAFSFLNL; encoded by the exons AAGTTGGCTACCCTTCTCTTTAATGATACCATGTCCCCAGATTCTGCACTCTCTCCATGTAAAAGAGTAACAACTTCCATGG GAATGGGCTCAGAGTCACACAGGCCTGGCATGCAGGGGTTTGGATACAGCCCAGGAAGAAAAGAGTCTA GTGGAGGGACTCTGTTGGACAAGATTCAGAAAGCTGCCGTAGTGGTTGCCAGCGCTGTCCTTCCTCCAACAGAGCATCCTGGAATCCGTCTCCACGACAACCACTACCACGCTGTAGTGGCGCCCTCTGCTACTGTGGAGATGGCAATGCCAGCATGTGCCTACAACATCCAATCCCACAGCCACAGAG CGTATCACAGGTGTCCAGGACAGGCTGGTGGAGGCTGGGAGGAAATGGACAGTGGGAACAGCTCCTCTCACAACTTCTCCCAGGAGAATACTCCAGTCAGCCAGTCCTCAGTGGGCAGAAGCAGTAAGTCGGGTGGCTCGGGCAGCCACTCAGGGGCAAGTCGGGAGAGCGGCGACCTACCAGAGCA TGTGGAGGCCATGCAGTTTGGGGACTGTGGTCAGGAAATGGCACTTATCAACAGTTTGATCAGTGGCTCCAAAGTCTTCTTATCCAGAGAGGAGAGCCAGCACTTCATCAAAGA ATGTTCCACTCTGAACTGTGAGGTGGTTGTTGAACTTCTTTCTCGCAAACTCCAGGATCACACCCAAATTGTCCAAATG AGGGCGTTGTGTGCTCTTGCCTGCCTGATGTCTTCAGACTTCCTCTCTCTAGACCACATTTTCAATATCACACACAAACGCCTTGCACAACTTAGTGAAGGAACAACAGGGCCTGTTGCCAACAAGGCAGCCAAG ctCCTAAGGCAGTTTGTGGCTTTGCTTGGTTGTGTTACGAATCACGGGTGTGACCGTGCAGCGTCATCCCGCTCCGTAGTCTCACAGCAGCCCACCGAATCTTTGACCAACCTCATCCCTCCAGGAACATTTGGAGAAACAGCAATCTCTATAATCCTTTCAGAAAAGTCACTTCATGTGAAAGGTGAACAAGCAGAGGAGGAAAACAGACCCACGGATAGCTCCAGGGTCCCAGAACCTCCCAGACTGACGCTCTTCAGTGGaatggagctggtgaacagaagCAAACCTGTATGTTTGGTTGAACCTGTTCTTGTCGAGTCAAATGGCCAGACAGGTGTGGTGGCCACTACAGACACAGACTGTGTGACTGAGAAAAGCTTTGAGAGAACTGCAGGGTCACCCACATCTACTGCTAGTGAACCTGAGCATTGCAGTGAGCAAGTGTCTGCGTTCTCCTTCCTCAATCTCTGA
- the si:dkey-21c1.1 gene encoding protein FAM104A, whose protein sequence is MHRYEMLTESRKRRRSCDAEELQVLPQAKRSGGYSFLPEVGRDFWDSESSSSDSSGISSPEQMAGASTTIQSTDQRRLHVSQAPCSPVAPTHTAEDPAISLSQNISYDHINRILREAHFSSLESHGQQGPT, encoded by the exons ATGCACAGATACGAGATGTTGACGGAAAGCAG AAAACGCAGACGCAGCTGTGATGCTGAGGAGCTCCAGGTCTTGCCCCAGGCAAAGAGGTCTGGAGGTTATTCCTTCCTCCCTGAGGTCGGCCGTGATTTCTGGGACTCTGAG TCTTCCAGCAGTGACAGCAGTGGCATTAGCAGTCCAGAGCAGATGGCAGGGGCCAGCACCACCATCCAGAGCACTGACCAAAGAAGACTCCATGTTTCCCAGGCTCCCTGCAGCCCTGTTGCCCCCACCCACACAGCTGAAGATCCAGCAATCTCCTTGAGCCAAAACATCTCATACGATCACATCAACCGCATATTGAGAGAGGCCCACTTCAGTAGCCTGGAAAGTCATGGTCAACAAGGGCCAACATGA